One stretch of Holophagaceae bacterium DNA includes these proteins:
- a CDS encoding response regulator transcription factor, with the protein MRILVVEDEPKTAHHLERGLRDSGFEVEACASAEQGLLACGQRGFDALVLDVMLPGMSGLEMVHQLRSSGVATPVLFLSAKDATEDRINGLNEGGDDYLVKPYSLPEVVARLRALLRRGGQTLNAQRVQVADLLWEPSSRRISRMGKRIDLTPKEYALATLLLNHQGEVVSRNQIIQAVWGLSTTVDGNSVDVQVLRLRKKLDDPFETKLIRTLRGVGIVLEAPDA; encoded by the coding sequence ATGCGCATCCTCGTGGTCGAAGACGAACCCAAGACCGCTCACCACCTGGAGCGGGGCCTGCGGGACTCGGGCTTTGAAGTCGAGGCCTGCGCGTCGGCGGAACAGGGGCTCCTCGCCTGCGGACAGCGCGGTTTTGATGCCCTGGTGCTCGATGTGATGCTGCCAGGGATGAGCGGGCTGGAGATGGTCCACCAGCTCCGGAGTTCGGGTGTCGCGACGCCGGTGCTCTTCCTGTCGGCCAAGGACGCCACCGAAGACCGGATCAATGGACTCAATGAGGGCGGCGACGACTACCTGGTGAAGCCCTATTCCCTGCCCGAGGTCGTGGCCCGGCTCCGGGCCCTCCTGCGCCGCGGCGGCCAGACACTGAACGCCCAGCGCGTCCAGGTCGCCGACCTGCTCTGGGAGCCTTCCAGCCGCCGCATCAGCCGCATGGGAAAGCGCATCGACCTCACGCCGAAGGAATACGCCCTGGCGACCCTGCTGCTGAACCACCAGGGCGAGGTGGTTTCCCGCAACCAGATCATCCAGGCGGTCTGGGGCCTGAGCACCACCGTGGATGGCAACAGCGTGGATGTGCAGGTGCTGCGCCTCCGGAAGAAACTTGACGATCCCTTCGAAACCAAACTCATCCGCACTTTGCGGGGCGTCGGAATCGTGCTGGAAGCCCCGGACGCGTGA
- a CDS encoding M4 family metallopeptidase: MATKGRLAVSILTAALASGALLAAVPQTVVAQRATNHLMAQRAQLGLDADHAFAMRSIQKDVNDLDRTHTRFDKLYNGVKVWGGDLIAHSGPEGDIIGITTNHKEKVRVNVNPTLGSNEALAIAHHNLNPMGPYATEPTAELVIYPMSVDLRRPGRTRVADLDLNAEDVVRTVVRNLLAYHVHVALENGTTETIHRDYMIDAHSGRILKQWDDLHTTAAVGSGNSQYSGTVSLDTNSTASGFELRDMTRGTGGTFGNNVVTNLNHATTGNGTVYSNTTNSWGDGANYVEGSSTTAANGQTAAVDAHFGIMSTWDYFKKVLGRNGIDGTGKASYIRVHYSNSYDNAFWSDACFCMTFGDGSSFTTLTSMDVAGHEMSHGVCATTANLTYSGESGGLNEANSDIHGTMVEFYRTTPGATTVPATGGNWTIGEQLSATPLRYMYKPSLDGSSPDAWSSTVGNLDVHYSSGPSNRAFYFLSQGATTTGNTSTTYLPSGMTGIGNDHAARIAFRALATYMTSSTNYAAARTAYINAAIDLYGAGSAEEQAVWNAFHGINVGAAWGSAPPPPPPPANTFTEVEANNSIAAANAVAHTYTAIQGNLSATGDTDFFGLTLNPGENVAIAMTGPSGVDWDLKLMNSAGTQLGISQGSTATENLSYTNSGTTAITVYPNVYIYSGTNATPYNLALTYTGGTPPPPADTQAPTASATETGTSGTITFNATATDNVGVTKVEFYVDGALKGTDTTSPYSMTLDSTTLTNGTHSLVAKAYDAAGNIGSSTAVSFSVSNTTPPPTTYNEVESNGTTGTANVVPTTATAIKAYISTSTDKDFFKITVGAGRTLVVNMTGPAKDYDLYLLNSAGTTLKSSLGSTATESVTQTNTGTTTATYYIKVIGYAGAFTTTTPYNLALSR, from the coding sequence ATGGCAACGAAAGGCCGTCTCGCAGTTTCCATCCTCACCGCCGCCCTGGCCTCGGGCGCACTTCTCGCTGCCGTGCCGCAGACCGTCGTCGCGCAGCGCGCCACCAACCACCTGATGGCCCAGCGGGCCCAGTTGGGACTGGATGCGGACCACGCCTTTGCGATGCGGTCCATCCAGAAGGACGTCAATGATCTCGACCGCACCCACACGCGCTTCGACAAGCTCTACAACGGCGTCAAGGTCTGGGGCGGCGATCTCATCGCGCATTCCGGCCCCGAAGGCGACATCATCGGGATCACCACGAACCACAAGGAAAAGGTCCGCGTCAATGTGAACCCGACCCTGGGCTCCAACGAAGCGCTGGCCATTGCCCACCACAACCTGAATCCCATGGGCCCCTACGCCACGGAACCCACCGCTGAACTGGTGATCTATCCGATGTCCGTGGATCTCCGCCGTCCGGGCCGCACCCGCGTCGCAGACCTGGACTTGAACGCCGAGGATGTCGTCCGCACGGTCGTCCGGAATCTGCTGGCCTACCACGTCCACGTCGCCCTGGAGAACGGCACGACGGAGACGATCCACCGCGACTACATGATCGACGCCCACTCGGGCCGCATCCTGAAGCAGTGGGATGACCTCCACACCACCGCCGCCGTCGGCTCGGGCAATTCCCAGTACAGCGGCACCGTGAGCCTCGACACCAACAGCACGGCCTCCGGCTTCGAACTGCGCGACATGACGCGCGGCACCGGCGGCACCTTCGGCAACAACGTGGTCACCAACCTGAACCACGCCACCACCGGCAACGGCACCGTCTACTCGAACACCACGAACTCCTGGGGCGACGGCGCCAACTACGTCGAAGGTTCCTCCACCACCGCCGCCAATGGCCAGACCGCAGCGGTCGACGCCCATTTCGGGATCATGTCCACCTGGGACTATTTCAAGAAGGTGCTCGGCCGCAACGGCATCGACGGCACTGGCAAGGCCTCCTACATCCGCGTCCACTACAGCAACAGCTATGACAACGCCTTCTGGTCCGACGCCTGCTTCTGCATGACCTTCGGCGACGGCAGCAGCTTCACCACCCTGACCTCCATGGATGTCGCCGGCCACGAGATGAGCCACGGCGTCTGCGCCACCACCGCGAACCTCACCTACAGCGGCGAGTCCGGCGGCCTCAACGAAGCCAATTCCGACATCCACGGCACCATGGTGGAGTTCTACCGCACCACCCCCGGCGCCACGACGGTTCCCGCCACCGGCGGCAACTGGACCATCGGCGAGCAGCTCTCGGCCACGCCGCTGCGCTACATGTACAAGCCCAGCCTGGATGGTTCCTCCCCCGACGCATGGTCTTCCACCGTCGGCAACCTCGATGTGCACTACAGCTCGGGTCCCTCCAACCGCGCCTTCTACTTCCTGAGCCAGGGCGCCACCACGACCGGCAACACCTCCACGACTTACCTGCCCAGCGGCATGACCGGCATCGGCAACGATCACGCGGCCCGCATCGCCTTCCGGGCCCTCGCGACCTACATGACCTCCAGCACCAATTACGCTGCGGCCCGCACGGCCTACATCAACGCCGCGATCGATCTCTACGGCGCCGGCTCCGCTGAAGAGCAGGCCGTCTGGAACGCTTTCCACGGCATCAACGTGGGCGCGGCCTGGGGCAGCGCGCCTCCGCCGCCGCCTCCTCCCGCCAACACCTTCACGGAAGTTGAAGCCAACAACAGCATCGCCGCCGCCAACGCCGTGGCCCACACCTACACGGCCATCCAGGGCAATCTTTCCGCCACCGGCGACACGGATTTCTTCGGCCTGACCCTGAACCCGGGTGAAAACGTCGCCATCGCCATGACCGGCCCCAGCGGCGTGGATTGGGACCTCAAGCTGATGAATTCCGCCGGCACCCAGCTCGGCATTTCCCAGGGCAGCACCGCCACTGAGAACCTCAGCTACACCAACAGCGGCACCACGGCCATCACGGTCTACCCGAACGTCTACATCTACAGCGGGACCAACGCCACGCCCTACAACCTCGCGCTGACGTATACCGGCGGCACGCCGCCTCCGCCCGCCGACACCCAGGCGCCCACGGCTTCGGCCACCGAGACCGGCACCAGCGGCACCATCACCTTCAATGCCACCGCGACTGATAACGTCGGCGTCACCAAGGTCGAGTTCTACGTTGACGGCGCCCTCAAGGGCACGGACACCACCTCGCCCTACAGCATGACGCTGGATTCCACGACCCTGACCAACGGCACGCATTCCTTGGTGGCCAAGGCCTACGACGCCGCCGGCAACATCGGTTCTTCCACGGCGGTCTCCTTCAGCGTCAGCAACACCACGCCGCCGCCCACCACCTACAACGAGGTCGAGAGCAACGGCACCACCGGCACCGCGAATGTCGTGCCCACCACCGCCACCGCCATCAAGGCCTACATCAGCACCTCCACGGACAAGGACTTCTTCAAGATCACCGTCGGCGCAGGCCGCACGCTGGTCGTCAACATGACGGGACCCGCCAAGGACTACGACCTGTACCTGCTCAACAGCGCAGGCACCACCCTGAAGAGCAGCCTCGGCAGCACCGCCACCGAGTCCGTGACCCAGACCAACACCGGCACCACCACCGCGACCTACTACATCAAGGTCATCGGCTACGCGGGCGCCTTCACCACCACGACCCCCTACAACCTCGCCCTGAGCCGCTAA
- the der gene encoding ribosome biogenesis GTPase Der, producing MKLPLVALCGRPNVGKSTLFNRLTRSRAALVHDLPGMTRDRSYGRVACLSEEGDPEEIFELVDTGGLDFEGDDVITAGITRMANAALAEAHVVVLLVDGHDGCTAGDEEIAQRLLRQGKPVILVVNKVDGMKGGAPDGAFYALGFDEILGISASHGSGVSELLEAIRTRLPFHRTPEEAEHHELDEELRFAIIGRPNVGKSSLANRLLGYERSLVSDVAGTTRDTVDTVFTVEDQVYRLIDTAGIRRKGKTHEGAEKLSILKAKQAMARADVSLLLIDAVEGVTHQDAVIAGYAHEAGAAVILVVNKWDLVEKDGYTSLAMEDKIRQDLGFLAHAPMIFISALSGQRVSKLFAHIREVAATHALRIPTSKLNAFLKDCVDAMSPHMVEGKLPKLYFMVQVGMRPPSFVIKTNTDRGLHFSYVRYLENRLREVFGFIGTPIRLSIQKKQKGDEAPLEEAKVRRILDPGEGLKPGFRNEAFRGQKEEKAKPKARRKIAEKPRPAAKQAPKKGKDLPRKRVRQKSLKRG from the coding sequence ATGAAACTCCCCCTCGTCGCCCTTTGCGGACGCCCCAATGTGGGCAAGTCCACGCTCTTCAACCGGCTCACCCGCAGCCGGGCGGCGCTTGTGCACGACCTTCCGGGCATGACCCGGGACCGCAGCTATGGCCGGGTGGCCTGCCTTTCAGAGGAGGGCGATCCGGAAGAAATCTTCGAGCTGGTGGACACCGGCGGCCTGGATTTCGAGGGCGATGACGTCATCACCGCCGGCATCACGCGCATGGCCAACGCGGCGCTGGCCGAGGCCCACGTGGTGGTGCTCCTGGTGGATGGCCACGATGGCTGCACCGCCGGCGACGAGGAAATCGCCCAGCGCCTGCTGCGCCAGGGCAAGCCCGTGATCCTGGTGGTGAACAAGGTGGACGGCATGAAGGGCGGCGCCCCTGACGGCGCCTTCTACGCGCTGGGGTTCGATGAAATCCTCGGCATTTCCGCCAGCCATGGCAGCGGCGTGTCCGAGTTGCTGGAGGCCATCCGCACCCGCCTGCCCTTCCATCGCACACCCGAAGAAGCCGAGCACCACGAGCTGGACGAAGAGCTGCGCTTTGCCATCATCGGCCGGCCCAACGTTGGGAAAAGCTCGCTCGCCAACCGGCTGCTCGGCTACGAGCGCAGCCTCGTGAGCGACGTGGCGGGAACCACGCGGGACACCGTGGACACGGTGTTCACCGTAGAGGACCAGGTCTACCGCCTGATCGATACGGCGGGCATCCGCCGCAAGGGCAAAACCCACGAAGGCGCCGAGAAACTCTCCATCCTGAAGGCCAAGCAGGCCATGGCCCGGGCCGACGTCTCCCTGCTGCTCATCGATGCGGTCGAAGGCGTGACCCACCAGGATGCGGTCATCGCGGGCTACGCCCACGAGGCGGGCGCCGCGGTGATCCTGGTGGTGAACAAATGGGATCTGGTCGAAAAGGACGGCTACACCTCCCTGGCCATGGAGGACAAGATCCGCCAAGACTTGGGATTCCTGGCCCATGCGCCGATGATCTTCATTTCAGCGCTCAGCGGCCAGCGCGTATCCAAGCTCTTCGCCCACATCCGCGAAGTGGCAGCCACCCACGCGCTCCGCATCCCCACGAGCAAGCTCAACGCCTTCCTGAAGGACTGCGTGGATGCCATGAGCCCCCACATGGTCGAGGGCAAGCTGCCCAAGCTCTATTTCATGGTCCAGGTCGGCATGCGGCCGCCGAGCTTCGTCATCAAGACCAACACCGACCGTGGCCTGCACTTCAGCTATGTGCGCTACCTGGAAAACCGTCTTCGGGAAGTGTTCGGCTTCATCGGCACACCCATCCGCCTGAGCATCCAGAAAAAGCAGAAGGGCGACGAAGCTCCGCTTGAAGAAGCCAAGGTGCGCCGCATCCTGGATCCCGGCGAGGGCCTGAAACCAGGCTTCCGGAACGAAGCCTTCCGGGGCCAGAAGGAAGAAAAGGCCAAGCCGAAGGCGAGGCGTAAAATCGCTGAAAAACCAAGGCCCGCCGCCAAGCAGGCTCCGAAAAAAGGCAAGGACCTGCCCCGGAAGCGGGTGCGCCAGAAATCCCTGAAAAGAGGATAA
- a CDS encoding ATP synthase F0 subunit B, producing the protein MIVWQAASFGLLGGEPKGFIEALPAPMQINWRELVVVWVLVTILYFFLKATFFKPLVAVMDQREKDMSAGTEAKTLALAMIEERQADYQSKLRDLRNQAFSHRKALADAASKEKQALLDQTRTQAQSQRETSLAQLKSQAAAASAELMSQVDVLAESMAQHLLKQA; encoded by the coding sequence GTGATCGTATGGCAGGCAGCGAGTTTCGGGTTGCTGGGGGGCGAGCCCAAGGGCTTTATCGAGGCCCTTCCGGCTCCCATGCAGATCAACTGGAGGGAACTGGTCGTTGTCTGGGTGCTCGTCACGATTCTCTATTTCTTTTTGAAAGCGACCTTCTTCAAGCCCCTGGTCGCCGTCATGGACCAGCGGGAGAAGGACATGAGCGCGGGCACCGAGGCCAAGACGCTGGCGCTGGCGATGATCGAGGAACGCCAGGCGGACTACCAGTCGAAACTGCGCGATCTGCGGAACCAGGCCTTCAGCCACCGCAAGGCCTTGGCTGATGCGGCTTCAAAGGAAAAGCAGGCGCTCCTGGACCAGACCCGCACCCAAGCCCAGTCGCAGCGTGAAACGTCCCTTGCCCAATTGAAATCCCAGGCGGCGGCGGCATCGGCCGAATTGATGTCCCAGGTGGATGTCCTCGCGGAATCCATGGCCCAGCACCTTTTGAAACAAGCCTGA
- a CDS encoding amidohydrolase family protein, translating into MRVALTGLMCLLAGGLCAQDHPVLIKASRLLDVRTGKMVSPAQIWVKDGRIQGGEAPAGAEVVDLGDRTLLPGLLDCHVHLTIRAGLPELAQLKHSRARQLIDGVVNARKVLQAGFTTVRDCGSGTNFGDVALRDAINNGEIEGPRLYASGGALSITGGHGDTNGFPGDVHFEQINLVDSPAQAVQTVREWRKRGVDQIKIMATGGVLSNHDDPGAPSFSPEEFRAIVQEAGRRGMDVCAHAHGDKGILEATLAGVRSIEHGSLLSPATAAEMKKRGTFLVPTLYALESILLPGNPLHIPEGSLAKARALLPLRRSGFKAALDAGVPVAYGTDIGVFPHEQAALDFRYLVSYGMTPLQAIQSATVTAAQLLRVEDRAGTLQPGRWADIIAVDGNPLDDVKTLEQVRFVMKDGRISKRP; encoded by the coding sequence ATGCGCGTTGCGTTGACTGGTCTGATGTGCCTGCTGGCTGGCGGCCTCTGCGCCCAGGACCATCCGGTGCTGATCAAAGCCTCGAGGCTGCTGGATGTGCGCACCGGGAAAATGGTCTCCCCAGCGCAGATCTGGGTGAAGGATGGACGCATCCAAGGCGGCGAAGCGCCTGCGGGCGCTGAAGTCGTCGACCTGGGCGACCGCACGCTGCTGCCCGGCCTGCTCGATTGCCATGTGCACCTCACCATCCGGGCCGGCCTGCCGGAACTCGCGCAGCTCAAGCACTCGAGAGCCCGCCAGTTGATCGATGGCGTGGTGAACGCCAGGAAAGTGCTGCAAGCCGGCTTCACCACCGTGCGGGACTGCGGCAGCGGCACGAATTTCGGCGATGTGGCGCTGCGGGATGCCATCAACAACGGTGAGATCGAAGGTCCGCGCCTCTACGCATCCGGCGGCGCCCTCTCCATCACCGGTGGACACGGCGACACCAATGGGTTCCCTGGGGACGTGCACTTCGAGCAGATCAACCTCGTCGACTCTCCCGCGCAGGCCGTGCAGACCGTCCGCGAATGGCGGAAGCGCGGCGTGGACCAGATCAAGATCATGGCCACCGGCGGCGTGCTCTCGAACCATGACGATCCCGGAGCGCCGAGTTTCTCGCCGGAGGAGTTCCGCGCCATCGTCCAGGAAGCCGGACGCCGCGGCATGGATGTCTGCGCCCATGCCCACGGCGACAAGGGCATCCTGGAAGCCACCCTGGCAGGCGTCCGCAGCATCGAGCATGGTTCCCTGCTCAGCCCCGCCACAGCCGCCGAGATGAAAAAGCGCGGCACTTTCCTGGTGCCCACGCTCTATGCGCTTGAGTCCATCCTGTTGCCGGGCAACCCGCTCCACATCCCCGAAGGCAGTCTCGCCAAAGCGCGCGCCCTGTTGCCCCTGCGCCGTTCAGGCTTCAAGGCGGCGCTGGACGCTGGCGTCCCTGTCGCGTATGGCACCGACATCGGCGTGTTCCCCCATGAGCAGGCGGCCCTCGATTTCCGTTACCTCGTGAGCTATGGCATGACCCCGCTCCAGGCCATCCAAAGCGCGACTGTGACTGCCGCGCAACTGCTTCGCGTGGAGGACCGCGCCGGAACGCTGCAGCCCGGCAGGTGGGCGGACATCATCGCCGTGGATGGAAACCCGCTGGACGATGTCAAGACCCTCGAGCAGGTGCGCTTCGTGATGAAAGACGGTCGGATTTCGAAACGGCCATGA
- a CDS encoding M4 family metallopeptidase — translation MQRRTRILSILASALVALPSIAAVPEQAQARRAAERSASVLASKRLELGLDDQHSFTMRNHIGDELGQVHAHFQQSYNGLRVWGGQAITHTDANGRELPMTNALLRNINLNTMPSLDSREALAVAHAHLAPKGPYTEEPTIELVVYPQSVNVLSARARSKREADIDATDLERQVVRYQLAYHVHAVLLNGTEETRSQDYLINAHTGEIIETWNSLHTSAANGTGVSQWYGTVALNTNSTASGFEMRDMTRGTGGTYGNNITTNMNHGTSGNGTIYTDADNAWGDGNAYGSGTTTSTTGPTGQTAAVDAHRGLQATWDFFKNVFGRNGIDNTGKATFNRMHYSSNYDNAFWQDSCFCMTYGDGNPPSGSYGEADLDTAGHEMTHGVCATTANLTYSGESGGLNESNSDIFGTCVEFYVLGGGGTGTTVPDATGSGAVTANYTMFENSWGHPGQALRYMHKPSLDGSSPDAWSSTTGGLDVHYSSGPMNRCFYFMARGATTTGDTSTPLLPSGMAGIGNDKAARIWYRTLTTKLTASSNYAAARAGAIASAQELYGAGSAAEQAVWNAFHGINVGAAWSGSATAPAITSQPASVTVAAGATASFSVTATGTAPMTYQWRKNGTAITGATSAAYTTPATVSSDNGSTFSVVVSNSAGSATSNNAVLTVNSTPTAPAITSQPASRSVTVGATATFSVTATGTAPMTYQWRKNGTAITGATSASYTTPATVASDNGSTFSVVVSNSAGSATSTNATLTVTSVPPGTTFNEVEPNDTIAAANAVASTYTAIKGNHAATGNPDFFALTLAAGQKITINMTGPTGVDWDLALKNSAGTNLASSTGSTATESVSYTNAGASAVTVYANVYVYSGTSATPYNLALSYVTPPPSVTYNEVEANNSIAAANAVPDAATKVVGYIGSSTDNDYFKVNVGASRTLNVKMTGPTGTAYDYDLYFYNAAGTQLASGTGSTTTENVSWTNGATATTVYVAVKRYKGSSTTTPYNLTVTR, via the coding sequence ATGCAACGCCGTACCCGAATCCTTTCCATCCTTGCCTCAGCGCTGGTGGCCCTTCCTTCGATCGCCGCCGTTCCCGAACAAGCGCAGGCGCGCAGGGCTGCGGAGCGTTCCGCCAGCGTCCTGGCCTCCAAGCGCCTTGAGCTGGGGCTGGACGACCAGCACAGCTTCACGATGAGGAACCACATCGGCGATGAGCTGGGCCAAGTGCATGCACACTTCCAGCAGTCCTACAACGGCCTGCGGGTCTGGGGCGGCCAGGCCATCACGCATACGGATGCCAATGGCCGCGAACTGCCGATGACCAACGCGCTGCTCCGGAATATCAACCTCAACACGATGCCATCCCTGGATTCCCGCGAAGCCCTCGCGGTGGCCCATGCGCATCTGGCGCCCAAGGGGCCCTATACCGAAGAGCCCACCATCGAACTGGTGGTCTACCCCCAGTCGGTCAACGTGCTTTCCGCCCGCGCGCGCTCCAAGCGCGAGGCTGACATCGATGCCACGGATCTGGAACGGCAGGTGGTCCGGTACCAGCTGGCCTACCACGTCCACGCGGTGCTCCTCAACGGCACGGAAGAGACCCGCAGCCAGGACTACCTGATCAACGCGCACACGGGCGAGATCATCGAGACCTGGAATTCCCTCCACACCTCGGCCGCCAATGGAACCGGTGTGTCCCAGTGGTACGGCACGGTCGCCCTCAACACCAACAGCACCGCCTCGGGCTTTGAGATGCGCGACATGACCCGCGGCACCGGCGGCACCTATGGCAACAACATCACCACGAACATGAACCACGGCACCTCCGGCAACGGCACCATCTACACCGACGCGGACAACGCCTGGGGCGATGGCAACGCCTACGGTTCCGGCACCACCACCTCCACCACGGGCCCCACCGGCCAGACCGCCGCCGTGGACGCCCACCGCGGCCTGCAGGCCACCTGGGACTTCTTCAAGAACGTCTTCGGCCGCAACGGCATCGACAACACGGGCAAGGCCACCTTCAACCGCATGCACTACAGCAGCAACTACGACAACGCCTTCTGGCAGGACAGCTGCTTCTGCATGACCTACGGCGACGGCAATCCTCCCAGCGGCTCCTACGGCGAAGCGGACCTCGATACCGCGGGCCACGAAATGACCCACGGCGTCTGCGCCACCACCGCGAATCTGACCTACTCCGGCGAATCCGGCGGCCTGAACGAATCCAACTCGGACATCTTCGGCACCTGCGTGGAATTCTATGTCCTGGGCGGCGGCGGCACCGGAACCACCGTGCCGGACGCCACCGGCAGCGGCGCGGTCACCGCGAACTACACCATGTTCGAGAACAGCTGGGGCCACCCGGGCCAGGCCTTGCGGTACATGCACAAGCCCAGCCTCGACGGCTCCAGCCCCGACGCCTGGAGCAGCACGACCGGCGGCCTGGATGTGCACTACAGCTCCGGCCCGATGAACCGCTGCTTCTACTTCATGGCGCGCGGCGCCACGACCACCGGCGACACCAGCACTCCCCTCCTGCCCAGCGGCATGGCCGGCATCGGCAACGACAAGGCCGCGCGCATCTGGTACCGCACGCTGACCACCAAGCTCACCGCCAGCTCCAACTACGCCGCCGCCCGCGCAGGCGCCATCGCCTCGGCGCAGGAACTCTACGGGGCCGGTTCGGCAGCGGAACAGGCCGTGTGGAACGCCTTCCACGGCATCAACGTCGGCGCTGCCTGGTCCGGCTCGGCCACGGCCCCGGCCATCACCTCCCAGCCCGCCAGCGTGACCGTCGCGGCCGGCGCCACCGCCTCCTTCAGCGTCACTGCCACCGGCACGGCGCCCATGACCTACCAGTGGCGCAAGAACGGCACCGCCATCACCGGCGCCACTTCCGCCGCCTATACCACCCCTGCCACCGTTTCCTCGGACAACGGCAGCACCTTCTCCGTCGTCGTCTCCAACAGCGCCGGCAGCGCGACCTCGAACAATGCCGTGCTCACCGTCAACTCCACGCCCACGGCTCCAGCGATCACCAGCCAGCCCGCCAGCAGGAGCGTCACCGTCGGCGCCACGGCCACCTTCAGCGTCACCGCCACCGGCACGGCGCCCATGACCTACCAGTGGCGCAAGAACGGCACCGCCATCACCGGCGCCACCTCCGCGAGCTACACCACCCCTGCCACCGTCGCATCCGACAACGGCTCCACCTTCTCGGTGGTGGTCTCCAACAGCGCCGGCAGCGCCACTTCCACCAACGCCACCCTGACCGTCACCAGCGTGCCCCCGGGCACCACCTTCAACGAGGTGGAGCCCAACGACACCATCGCGGCCGCCAATGCCGTCGCTTCGACCTACACCGCCATCAAGGGCAACCATGCGGCGACGGGCAACCCCGACTTCTTCGCGTTGACCCTCGCGGCCGGCCAGAAGATCACCATCAACATGACGGGTCCCACCGGCGTTGACTGGGATCTCGCCTTGAAGAACAGCGCCGGGACCAACCTCGCCAGCAGCACCGGCTCCACCGCCACGGAAAGCGTGAGCTACACCAATGCCGGCGCCTCGGCCGTCACGGTCTACGCCAACGTGTATGTCTACAGCGGCACCAGCGCCACGCCCTACAACCTGGCCCTGAGCTATGTGACGCCTCCGCCCTCGGTCACCTACAACGAAGTGGAAGCCAACAACTCCATCGCCGCGGCCAACGCGGTGCCCGACGCCGCCACCAAGGTCGTCGGCTACATCGGCAGCTCCACGGACAACGACTACTTCAAGGTGAACGTTGGCGCGAGCCGGACCTTGAACGTGAAGATGACCGGACCGACGGGCACCGCCTACGACTACGACCTGTACTTCTACAATGCGGCGGGCACGCAGCTAGCCAGCGGCACGGGCTCCACCACCACGGAGAACGTCTCCTGGACCAATGGCGCCACCGCCACCACGGTCTATGTGGCCGTCAAGCGCTACAAAGGATCCAGCACCACCACGCCCTACAACCTCACTGTGACCCGCTGA
- a CDS encoding DUF1569 domain-containing protein, with amino-acid sequence MKNLFEAARVAELKERMARLKPDSARLWGTMNPAQALSHCCRGMEMAAGIILPPRTLLGRIIGRMVKPMAIGDDEPMRRNSPTAKELVVRDEPDLETERMRLGALIDRFAAVGPGGCTTHPHSFFGPLTPEEWAVLMYKHLDHHLRQFGV; translated from the coding sequence ATGAAAAATCTCTTTGAAGCGGCCAGAGTCGCAGAACTGAAAGAGCGGATGGCGCGGCTGAAGCCGGATAGCGCGCGGCTGTGGGGCACGATGAATCCTGCGCAGGCCTTGTCGCACTGCTGCCGGGGGATGGAGATGGCGGCCGGGATCATCCTTCCGCCCAGGACCTTGCTGGGGCGGATCATCGGACGGATGGTGAAGCCGATGGCCATCGGGGACGATGAACCGATGCGACGGAATTCGCCGACGGCCAAGGAGCTTGTGGTACGGGATGAACCGGACCTGGAAACGGAACGGATGCGTTTGGGCGCATTGATCGATCGGTTCGCGGCGGTCGGACCGGGAGGTTGCACCACGCACCCGCACAGCTTCTTTGGCCCATTGACGCCCGAGGAGTGGGCCGTGCTGATGTACAAGCACCTGGACCATCATTTGCGGCAGTTTGGCGTGTGA